From a single Leishmania donovani BPK282A1 complete genome, chromosome 17 genomic region:
- a CDS encoding P-type ATPase, putative — translation MSSAVKLSVGERCARQPAPSSRGSSKAGSESAFAISPETLHELISDGGHDATKRLASIGGLKGLASQLKTDLAHGIDNNDKKAITQRREWFSANELPEAEETSFMDMVWESLEDRMIQILIVSAVVSLVLGLTVPDQDTGLVDYAHGWIEGTAILLSVTIVTLVSSINNYQKEQKFKELSKATPPVKVQVVRSGTTLDITDKELLSGDLLNVAAGDVLTVDGLVLRSTSLKVDESAATGENDDVAKSAHGDFVLRSGSNVTEGEGTILVMGVGVHSFAGHIAMHVREAKEETPLQHKLEELANLIGYMGMVAAGLMLVLLSGKELLDTVVYRKHPFGYKKYLDNLMTAVTIVVVAVPEGLPLSVTIALAYSMKQMFKENNLVRHLAACETMGGATTICTDKTGTITQNDMSVTDGVTAYGVAYVVPRKPSTFAGEDEKVNSGTLASPSPLLQTSTPMDVSAALGGAQAAGVRRLLMECIAMNTKATWVRVESLEAKQATVRLTGSKTEQALLNFVDALGEDPMQLRSERLSRLNEEAMRTPSSPFSLVPWPTGLAGTSSNVVAAAATFTKDLRIYPFTSARKRMATALVLRPEKLVRYYVKGASELILAECTHTYDAQGERVGLSHEVRVRLEEAIMAMARRQLRTLAIAYADYPLSADYSATPQDSSNSDEGGAAPSSPFLADDTQLAGLTLVGIVGIRDPVRLEVPRAVAQCRRAGVVVRMITGDNKATAVSIAKEVGIYGKVWFGPAEGEQGLALEGPQFRELAKSARKLNAILPRLQVISRASPMDKHILVSALMKRGEVVAVTGDGTNDAPALKGANVGFSMNSGTEVAKLASDVVILDDNFSTIVTAMKWGRNVHDNICKFLQFQMTVNVAAVVVSFTGALLDRNGDSPLKPVQLLWVNLIMDTLAALALATETPSDEVLLRPPKPKAAPLITRRMWLNIAGQSLYQILIQQYLLLGGANTLGLAVRDSEELHTLIFNVFVLMQLSNEFNARILDDSVAFWHNLGNAPMFITVVGTMFVIQIVSVQYGGTLMQCVPLPLASWVTSLALGVVPLLLGFVLRRIGVVEREIPPPLPVVDTEEEAALQLALKQHVCPTLRDTVGKVRMQLRVLKAFRENAQEQKAARNRSS, via the coding sequence ATGAGCAGTGCAGTGAAGCTGTCCGTGGGGGAGAGATGTGCTCGCCAGCCCGCGCCCTCTTCAAGGGGCTCGAGCAAGGCAGGGTCGGAGAGCGCATTCGCCATCAGCCCCGAAACACTGCATGAGCTCATCAGCGATGGAGGTCATGACGCAACAAAACGGCTCGCCAGCATCGGCGGGCTCAAGGGACTCGCCTCGCAGCTCAAGACTGACCTTGCGCATGGCATCGACAACAACGACAAGAAGGCAATCACGCAGCGTCGCGAGTGGTTCTCCGCTAATGAGCTGccagaggcggaggagacgtCGTTCATGGACATGGTCTGGGAGTCGCTCGAGGACCGCATGATTCAGATCCTAATCGTCAGTGCGGTGGTCTCGCTTGTGCTGGGGCTAACAGTGCCGGATCAGGACACGGGGCTTGTGGACTACGCCCACGGTTGGATCGAGGGCACCGCCATCCTGCTCTCCGTCACCATTGTTACTCTTGTCAGCAGCATCAACAACTACCAGAAGGAGCAGAAGTTCAAGGAGCTGAGCAAGGCCACACCGCCGGTGAAGGTGCAGGTGGTCCGCTCCGGCACCACACTGGACATCACGGACAAGGAGCTGCTCTCCGGCGACCTGCTCAATGTTGCTGCGGGTGACGTGCTGACGGTAGATGGCCTCGTCCTGCGGAGCACCTCGCTGAAGGTTGACGAGTCTGCCGCGACAGGCGAGAACGACGATGTGGCCAAGTCGGCGCACGGCGACTTTGTGCTCCGCTCAGGCTCGAACGTTACGGAGGGCGAGGGCACGATCCTCGTTATGGGGGTTGGCGTGCACTCCTTTGCCGGACACATCGCAATGCACGTGcgggaggcgaaggaggagacaccgctgcagcacaagCTTGAAGAGCTTGCGAACCTCATCGGCTACATGGGCATGGTCGCCGCCGGGCTCATGTTGGTGCTGCTCAGTGGCAAGGAGCTTCTGGACACGGTTGTCTACCGCAAGCACCCGTTCGGCTACAAGAAGTACCTCGACAACTTGATGACGGCGGTGACGATCGTggtcgtggcggtgccggaagggctgccgctctccgtcACCATTGCACTCGCCTACAGCATGAAGCAGATGTTCAAGGAGAACAACCTCGTTCGGCACCTAGCGGCCTGTGAGACCATGGGTGGCGCGACCACAATCTGCACCGACAAGACCGGCACCATAACCCAGAACGACATGTCCGTGACTGACGGAGTGACGGCGTACGGTGTTGCGTATGTGGTGCCCCGCAAGCCGTCCACCTTCGCCGGAGAGGATGAGAAGGTGAACAGCGGTACACTGGCCtcaccgtcaccgctgctgcagacgtCCACGCCCATGGACGTGTCTGCGGCtctcggcggcgcgcaggccGCTGGTGTGCGCCGGCTTCTCATGGAGTGCATCGCCATGAACACCAAGGCTACCTGGGTCCGGGTGGAGTCGCTCGAAGCGAAGCAGGCGACGGTGAGGCTCACTGGCAGCAAAAcggagcaggcgctgctgaactTTGTGGATGCGCTGGGCGAAGACCcgatgcagctgcgcagcgagcggcTGTCGAGGCTCAATGAGGAGGCGATGCGTACACCGTCGTCTCCGTTCTCGCTGGTGCCGTGGCCTACGGGGCTGGCGGGGACGAGCAGCAACGTcgtggccgctgcagcgacttTCACTAAGGATCTCCGCATCTACCCCTTCACCTCGGCGCGCAAGcggatggcgacggcgttggTGCTGCGACCGGAGAAGCTGGTACGATACTACGTAAAGGGGGCGAGCGAACTGATCCTGGCCgagtgcacacacacgtacgaTGCGCAGGGCGAGCGCGTTGGTCTCTCCCACgaagtgcgcgtgcggctggaggaggcCATCATGGCCATGGCGCGTCGTCAGCTACGCACGCTTGCCATCGCCTACGCAGACTATCCTCTGTCGGCCGACTACAGCGCCACACCGCAGGACTCCAGCAACAGCGAtgagggcggcgctgcgccgtcgtcgcctttTCTGGCAGACGATACACAGCTAGCGGGGTTGACGTTGGTGGGCATCGTAGGAATTCGCGATCCGGTGCGCCTCGAGGTGCCTAGGGCTGTGGCGCAGTGCCGTCGGGCCGGCGTAGTTGTGCGCATGATCACTGGCGACAACAAAGCCACAGCTGTGAGCATTGCCAAGGAGGTGGGCATCTACGGCAAGGTCTGGTTCGGGCCTGCGGAAGGGGAGCAGGGGCTGGCGCTGGAGGGGCCGCAGTTCCGCGAACTTGCGAAGAGCGCGCGAAAGCTGAATGCCATTCTGCCCCGTCTGCAGGTCATCTCCCGCGCATCCCCGATGGACAAGCACATCCTCGTCTCAGCCTTGATGAAGcgcggcgaggtggtggcggtcaccggcgacggcaccaacgacgcgccggcgctgaAAGGCGCCAACGTCGGGTTCTCCATGAACTCCGGCACCGAGGTCGCAAAGCTCGCCTCTGACGTCGTCATCCTGGACGACAACTTCAGCACCATCGTGACCGCAATGAAGTGGGGTCGTAACGTGCACGACAACATCTGCAAGTTTCTTCAGTTCCAAATGACCGTGAacgtggccgccgtcgtggtcTCGTTCACTGGCGCGCTCCTGGACCGCAACGGCGATTCCCCGCTGAAGCCGGTGCAGCTCCTGTGGGTGAACCTAATCATGGATACGCTGGCCGCCttggcgctggcgacggaGACGCCGTCGGACGAGGTGCTCCTGCGGCCGCCAAAGCCGAAGGCGGCCCCGCTCATCACCCGCCGTATGTGGCTGAATATTGCCGGCCAGTCCCTCTACCAGATTCTCATCCAGCAGTACCTGCTCTTGGGCGGCGCCAACACTCTGGGACTCGCTGTGCGAGACTCTGAGGAGTTGCACACCCTCATCTTCAACGTCTTTGTTCTGATGCAGCTGAGCAACGAGTTCAACGCCCGCATCCTCGACGACTCCGTGGCCTTCTGGCACAACCTGGGCAATGCTCCGATGTTCATCACCGTTGTCGGGACGATGTTTGTCATTCAAATCGTCAGCGTTCAGTACGGCGGCACCCTCATGCAGTGCGTGCCTCTCCCGCTAGCCTCGTGGGTGACGtccctcgccctcggcgttgtgccgcttctcctcggcTTTGTGCTGCGCAGGATTGGCGTTGTCGAGAGGGAGATTCCGCCCCCGCTGCCAGTGGTggacacggaggaggaggcggcactgcagctggcgctgaAGCAGCACGTCTGCCCCACGCTTCGGGACACCGTGGGAAAAGTGCGGATGCAACTACGGGTGCTGAAGGCCTTTCGTGAGAATGCTCAGGAACAGAAGGCAGCAAGGAATCGAAGCAGCTGA
- a CDS encoding bis(5'-nucleosyl)-tetraphosphatase,symmetrical-likeprotein, translating to MCIPAALNPGPLGESASPSAEDGAVEDVCVFVGDLVNKGPDSYGVVRFLRDIGAIGVLGNHDAALLQLAEKLRADVPLTDKEASSSLYPLALQCPDDVFAFMVSVPHILCFHAYRLIVVHAGIDPSISLAAQSVEAVTRMRNLVKAKKYWRQPTDEATGQPAHVALSVSAAFATLERPRLGANWGVKWSELARKLQGSVAGEEASDGGRSDSSSDRSRDHSRSGASGTVDGADDSGKKKPKKADEDAPKWRRRIHRDYTDFTVVYGHDAKRRLQVYPYAYGLDSGCVYGGELTGLVWPSTLVSVPGWTDPSPPRKSKV from the coding sequence ATGTGCATCCCGGCTGCTCTGAATCCAGGTCCGTTGGGAGAATCAGCCTCGCCATCAGCCGAGGATGGTGCTGTGGAGGATGTCTGCGTTTTCGTCGGTGACCTTGTGAACAAAGGCCCCGATTCGTACGGCGTCGTGCGGTTCCTGCGCGACATCGGTGCGATTGGCGTACTGGGGAATcacgacgcggcgctgctgcagctcgccgagAAGCTTCGGGCGGATGTTCCGCTGACGGACAaggaggcgagcagcagcctctACCCGCTGGCATTGCAATGCCCCGACGACGTCTTTGCCTTCATGGTGTCTGTTCCCCACATTCTGTGTTTCCATGCCTATCGGCTCATCGTTGTCCATGCGGGCATCGATCCGTCGATCTCGCTTGCTGCCCAGAGCGTCGAGGCTGTAACGCGCATGCGTAACCTGGTAAAGGCCAAAAAGTACTGGAGGCAGCCGACCGATGAGGCCACGGGGCAGCCAGCGCACGTGGCCCTCTCTGTTTCTGCCGCCTTTGCGACACTGGAGCGGCCTAGACTCGGTGCAAATTGGGGCGTGAAGTGGTCGGAGCTGGCCCGCAAACTGCAAGGTTCTGtggccggcgaggaggcgagcgacggcggcagaagcgacagcagcagtgacCGAAGCCGCGACCACAGCCGTAGCGGTGCAAGTGGCACCGTCGATGGTGCAGACGACAGTGGGAAGAAGAAGCCAAAGAAGGCAGATGAGGATGCGCCGAAGTGGCGAAGGCGCATTCATCGAGACTACACCGATTTCACTGTCGTGTACGGCCACGACGCcaagcggcggctgcaggtGTATCCGTACGCCTACGGGCTCGATTCCGGTTGCGTCTACGGTGGCGAGCTGACGGGGCTGGTGTGGCCGAGCACGCTGGTGTCTGTGCCAGGGTGGACGGacccctcgccgccgcgcaagTCGAAGGTGTGA